In one Mangrovibacterium diazotrophicum genomic region, the following are encoded:
- a CDS encoding glycosyltransferase family 4 protein, with protein MSITILLNLLTSFALAYFAIPSIVKISHAKHLFDVPDHRKLNKVVVPTLGGVGIFLGLVLSSLIFMQGDAGFGFRYLFAALIMMFFVGIKDDILILSAKKKLAIQIIAALLLVVLGNYKLTNFYGLGGFTQVSDWISIPVSVLFILFIMNAVNLIDGIDGLAAGISLMVSFCFGIWFYFTGHADYGTACFALSGALLAFLRFNLWGGHNKVFMGDTGSLILGTFLATIAIKFNELNYITYNDFYINQSPIFILGLFIVPITDTLRVFTIRVMNGKSPFAPDMNHLHHLLIKSGLTHIQASGFLATYTAMFTLLALSIQKYTSITVGFSMLLAFSFACVGAIYFRKKRIEERIAIEEASMHSKTINFNFWGGAKEVPQAIKIKRSGTTR; from the coding sequence ATGAGTATCACTATTCTTCTAAACCTCCTTACAAGTTTTGCCTTGGCCTATTTTGCCATTCCATCAATTGTAAAAATTTCACATGCGAAGCATCTTTTTGATGTTCCGGATCACCGGAAACTGAATAAAGTGGTAGTTCCAACTTTAGGTGGAGTCGGCATATTTTTGGGCTTGGTACTGAGCTCCCTGATTTTTATGCAGGGTGATGCAGGTTTCGGATTCCGCTACCTGTTTGCTGCACTCATCATGATGTTCTTCGTTGGGATCAAAGACGATATTCTGATTTTATCAGCTAAGAAAAAACTAGCTATTCAAATTATAGCTGCCTTGTTGTTAGTAGTTTTAGGAAACTACAAACTAACAAACTTCTATGGTTTAGGTGGATTTACACAAGTAAGTGACTGGATTAGTATTCCTGTTTCAGTTCTGTTTATCCTCTTCATCATGAATGCAGTCAACCTGATTGATGGAATTGATGGCTTGGCTGCCGGTATCTCCCTGATGGTCTCCTTTTGCTTTGGCATCTGGTTCTATTTCACCGGGCATGCGGATTACGGAACAGCCTGCTTCGCATTAAGTGGCGCATTACTGGCTTTTCTCCGGTTCAACCTTTGGGGCGGACATAACAAGGTTTTCATGGGCGACACCGGCTCTTTAATTCTGGGGACCTTCTTAGCCACCATTGCAATCAAATTCAATGAACTGAATTACATTACATACAACGATTTCTACATCAACCAGTCTCCAATTTTTATTTTGGGATTGTTTATTGTACCGATTACCGATACGTTGAGAGTGTTTACAATCCGCGTAATGAACGGCAAGTCTCCATTTGCACCGGATATGAACCACTTACATCACTTGTTGATTAAATCAGGGTTAACCCACATTCAGGCAAGTGGATTCCTGGCTACATACACTGCTATGTTTACGCTATTGGCTCTAAGTATCCAAAAATACACTTCAATAACCGTTGGTTTCTCCATGCTATTGGCGTTCAGTTTTGCTTGCGTCGGCGCGATCTATTTCCGCAAAAAACGCATCGAAGAACGCATTGCGATCGAAGAAGCATCAATGCATTCCAAAACGATCAATTTCAATTTCTGGGGAGGTGCCAAAGAAGTACCTCAAGCCATTAAAATCAAGAGAAGCGGTACAACCAGATAA
- a CDS encoding diphosphate--fructose-6-phosphate 1-phosphotransferase codes for MTISALQQARAQYQPKLPKSLKGAVKIVEGAATESVADQAEIKELFPNTYGMPLLTFEATDAATSVDPVNVGVILSGGQAPGGHNVISGIFDGIKKLNADSKLYGFLGGPGGLVDHKYMEITADYLEGYRNTGGFDIIGSGRTKLEEEAQFDKGLEILKALNIKALVIIGGDDSNTNACVLAEYYAAKNAGVQVVGCPKTIDGDLKNEMIETSFGFDTAVKVYSELIGNIQRDANSAKKYWHFIKLMGRSASHIGLEAGLQTQPNITLISEEVAEKKQTLGEIVDYMAGIIAKRAANGENFGVALIPEGLVEFVPEMKALIAELNDLLAEGSESEAKFKSYTDKAEGRAFVSSILSADSSKLYNSLPSLIADQLTLDRDPHGNVQVSLIETEKLLGEMVKTRLAELKAEGKYVGKFGTQFHFFGYEGRCAAPSNFDADYCYSLGYTASVLIGSGKTGYMSSVRNTTAPADEWIAGGVPVTMMMNMEKRHGHMKPVIQKALVELDGAPFKYLAANREKWAVETSYLYPGPIQYWGPSEVCDRTTVTLQLEQTK; via the coding sequence ATGACCATTAGTGCATTACAACAAGCCAGGGCTCAATACCAGCCTAAACTACCTAAATCTTTAAAAGGCGCTGTAAAAATCGTTGAAGGTGCCGCAACTGAATCTGTTGCCGATCAGGCAGAAATCAAAGAATTATTCCCAAATACTTATGGCATGCCGTTGTTGACTTTCGAGGCAACTGACGCTGCTACCAGTGTAGATCCTGTTAATGTTGGTGTCATCCTTTCCGGTGGTCAAGCTCCGGGTGGACACAACGTAATCTCAGGTATCTTCGATGGTATCAAAAAATTAAATGCTGACAGCAAACTGTATGGTTTCCTTGGTGGACCAGGCGGATTGGTTGATCACAAATACATGGAAATCACGGCCGATTACCTGGAAGGCTATCGCAATACCGGTGGTTTCGACATTATCGGTTCAGGCCGTACAAAACTGGAAGAAGAAGCTCAATTCGACAAAGGTTTGGAAATCCTGAAAGCGTTAAACATTAAAGCTTTGGTTATCATCGGTGGAGACGACAGTAACACTAATGCTTGTGTATTGGCTGAATACTATGCAGCTAAAAACGCAGGTGTACAAGTGGTAGGTTGTCCTAAAACAATCGACGGTGACTTGAAAAACGAAATGATTGAAACTTCATTCGGTTTCGATACTGCTGTTAAAGTTTACTCTGAGTTGATTGGTAACATCCAACGCGATGCGAACTCAGCAAAAAAATACTGGCACTTTATCAAATTGATGGGACGTTCAGCGTCGCACATCGGTTTGGAAGCTGGTTTGCAAACTCAACCAAACATCACCTTGATTTCGGAAGAAGTTGCTGAGAAAAAGCAGACTTTAGGTGAAATCGTTGACTACATGGCTGGCATCATCGCTAAACGTGCTGCAAACGGTGAAAACTTCGGTGTTGCATTGATTCCTGAAGGCTTGGTTGAATTCGTTCCTGAAATGAAAGCATTGATTGCTGAATTGAACGACTTGTTGGCCGAAGGTTCTGAATCAGAAGCTAAATTCAAATCATACACTGACAAAGCTGAAGGTCGTGCTTTTGTATCAAGCATTCTTTCTGCTGATTCATCAAAATTATACAACTCACTACCTTCATTGATCGCTGACCAGTTGACTTTGGATCGTGACCCACACGGTAACGTACAAGTATCACTGATCGAAACTGAAAAATTGTTGGGTGAGATGGTGAAAACCCGTTTGGCTGAACTAAAAGCTGAAGGTAAATACGTTGGTAAATTCGGTACTCAGTTCCACTTCTTCGGTTACGAAGGACGTTGTGCTGCTCCATCGAACTTCGATGCTGACTATTGCTACTCACTGGGTTACACCGCATCTGTATTGATCGGATCAGGTAAAACAGGTTACATGTCAAGCGTTCGTAACACAACAGCTCCTGCTGACGAGTGGATCGCTGGTGGTGTTCCTGTTACCATGATGATGAACATGGAAAAACGTCACGGACACATGAAACCAGTTATCCAAAAAGCATTGGTTGAATTGGATGGTGCTCCATTCAAATACCTGGCTGCAAACCGCGAAAAATGGGCTGTTGAAACCAGCTACCTGTACCCTGGACCAATCCAGTACTGGGGACCAAGCGAAGTTTGCGACCGTACAACTGTTACCTTGCAATTGGAACAAACGAAATAA
- a CDS encoding outer membrane protein assembly factor BamB family protein — translation MKTNLILGAALVLSACQPKAEYSDWRGESRNGIYSETNLLKSWPENGPQLIWEADSIGNGYSSPAVSDRFVYATGEADSTGYLVKYDLKGNQLWNVAYGKEWTKNFPGSRGTPVVYGQEVYLCSGMGELCCFDTESGEKRWSKDLQTEFGGVIPRFGYSQSPLVKDDQLVIVPGGAEHNVVALNRLNGDLIWSCKAFGDWPAYNSAEFIQQEDEQLVSVFTAYHLLGIDWKTGELVWSHEQTNTALEDRKQGNGDTHGNPAVFADGQLYYSAGDGNGGVDLQLAADGKSIAEKWQNPDFDSYMTGFVLVNNRLYGAGHRKQQLLAIDCDNGEVVDSLKTGRGITIWADDMIYFYTDKGKLELIDPNENQLKEVSSFELKNGTREHFAHPVIRDGILYVRHGNYLGAYSIKAEG, via the coding sequence ATGAAAACTAACCTGATCCTTGGGGCAGCCCTTGTTCTGTCTGCCTGTCAACCCAAAGCCGAATACTCCGATTGGAGAGGGGAGAGTCGAAACGGCATTTATTCTGAAACGAACTTATTAAAAAGCTGGCCCGAAAATGGCCCCCAATTGATTTGGGAAGCTGATAGTATTGGCAACGGCTACAGCAGCCCTGCTGTGAGCGATCGGTTTGTTTATGCGACCGGAGAGGCCGACAGCACCGGCTATCTGGTTAAATATGATTTGAAAGGTAATCAGTTGTGGAATGTGGCTTACGGAAAAGAATGGACGAAGAATTTTCCGGGGTCGCGCGGTACGCCGGTGGTTTACGGGCAGGAAGTTTACCTCTGCTCGGGTATGGGCGAGTTGTGTTGTTTCGATACCGAAAGTGGAGAGAAACGATGGAGCAAAGACCTTCAAACTGAATTTGGAGGAGTTATTCCTCGTTTTGGATACTCACAAAGCCCGTTGGTGAAAGATGATCAGCTAGTTATAGTTCCGGGTGGTGCTGAGCACAATGTTGTTGCACTGAATCGCCTTAATGGCGACCTTATCTGGTCGTGTAAGGCATTTGGAGATTGGCCGGCCTACAATTCGGCTGAATTCATTCAGCAAGAAGACGAGCAACTCGTGAGTGTTTTTACCGCTTACCATTTATTGGGGATCGATTGGAAAACCGGCGAATTGGTGTGGTCGCACGAACAAACAAATACAGCCCTGGAAGATCGAAAGCAGGGAAACGGAGATACACACGGGAACCCCGCTGTATTTGCCGATGGTCAACTTTATTACAGTGCCGGCGATGGAAATGGAGGGGTCGATTTGCAGCTTGCTGCTGATGGAAAATCGATCGCTGAAAAATGGCAAAATCCGGATTTCGATAGTTATATGACTGGATTTGTACTCGTCAATAACAGGCTTTACGGGGCGGGTCACCGCAAGCAACAGCTGCTGGCAATCGATTGTGATAACGGGGAGGTTGTTGATAGTTTGAAAACAGGACGTGGTATCACGATTTGGGCAGACGATATGATCTATTTTTATACTGATAAAGGAAAATTGGAACTGATAGACCCTAATGAAAATCAATTGAAAGAAGTGAGTTCTTTCGAGTTAAAGAATGGAACAAGAGAGCATTTTGCTCATCCGGTTATCCGCGATGGAATCCTTTACGTTCGGCATGGCAATTATTTGGGTGCTTATTCGATCAAAGCGGAAGGCTAG
- a CDS encoding gamma-glutamylcyclotransferase family protein has translation MANPLLFSYGTLSDPEYIQLLLKRLPIYRVAELLDYGLYTHPANGYLFVKPESGKKVKGQLFELSWLELELIDYWEDVPLYQRELMKVRTIDGELLETFVYTQPATEGIALETAPEKSRKEILNDIEDFLESMRRGGFFK, from the coding sequence ATGGCGAATCCGTTGTTGTTTTCTTATGGAACCCTTTCCGATCCGGAATATATCCAGTTACTTCTCAAAAGATTACCAATCTACAGGGTAGCAGAGCTGCTGGATTATGGGCTCTATACTCATCCGGCGAATGGCTACCTTTTCGTAAAGCCGGAAAGTGGTAAAAAAGTAAAGGGACAATTGTTCGAACTGAGTTGGCTGGAGTTGGAGTTGATTGATTATTGGGAGGATGTTCCGCTGTATCAACGCGAATTGATGAAGGTTCGGACAATTGATGGGGAATTGCTCGAAACTTTCGTTTATACTCAACCGGCAACGGAGGGAATCGCATTGGAGACCGCCCCCGAAAAAAGCCGAAAGGAGATTTTAAACGATATAGAAGATTTCCTGGAGTCGATGAGGCGAGGTGGATTTTTCAAATAG
- a CDS encoding sialate O-acetylesterase produces MKKLVTLLALLCAFGTLKAEVKLARIFSSNMVLQQGLENPVWGWADKNEKITVRFADKVLKTKAGSDGSWSVKLPSMEYGGPYTLTVEGENTVELSNILIGEVWVCSGQSNMEWIVQNVKNSEKEIADADYPEIRMFTVPKKVATEPQTDLRDGEWEICTPTNVPHFSAVGYFFARNLYQDLKVPVGMIHTSWGGTVAETWMSPEMIAKEPEFAEQLNQLKSFDMDAFVAERTKQIETVLGGTLPKEDAGLVNGKALYAALDLDDEGWNSIQTPSVWEEAGYPNIDGIGWYRKTVELTAEQAALPAKVALAKIDDNDKSYVNGVLVGETKMYSEDRLYDIPAGILKAGKNVIAVRVEDTGGGGGIYGGNDLCYLQSGDEKIKLAGLWKFSISKVNDVAVELGANDLPTLLYNGMLKPIIPYGIKGAIWYQGEANADRAYQYRKLFKDLITDWRAQWGLGDFPFCWVQLANFMAADEQPAESAWAELREAQTMALDLPNTGMALAIDIGEAGDIHPRNKQDVGKRLELNALRIAYEKDVVNSGPMFASMELKGDKAYIHFKETGSGLLVKDKYGYVNAFAIAGDDHQFHWAKAQLVDDKTVVVSSEEVAKPVAVRFGWGNNPDDLNLYNKEGLPAVPFRTDTWKGVTE; encoded by the coding sequence ATGAAAAAACTAGTCACCCTGCTGGCTTTGCTATGTGCTTTCGGTACGCTGAAGGCTGAAGTCAAGCTGGCCCGAATTTTCAGTTCCAATATGGTACTGCAACAAGGCCTGGAAAACCCTGTTTGGGGTTGGGCCGATAAGAATGAAAAAATCACCGTTCGCTTTGCCGATAAAGTATTAAAAACGAAGGCTGGCTCCGACGGAAGCTGGAGCGTAAAGTTACCGTCGATGGAATACGGTGGCCCCTATACATTAACCGTTGAAGGGGAGAACACTGTTGAATTATCCAATATTTTAATTGGTGAAGTTTGGGTGTGCAGTGGTCAGTCGAACATGGAATGGATTGTGCAAAACGTGAAAAACAGCGAGAAGGAAATCGCCGATGCAGACTATCCTGAGATTCGTATGTTTACCGTTCCGAAAAAAGTAGCTACAGAACCTCAAACTGATTTGCGTGATGGGGAATGGGAAATTTGTACTCCAACGAATGTTCCTCATTTCTCTGCTGTAGGTTATTTCTTCGCCCGAAATTTGTATCAGGATCTGAAAGTGCCGGTAGGCATGATCCATACTTCGTGGGGCGGTACAGTTGCCGAAACTTGGATGAGCCCTGAAATGATTGCCAAAGAACCGGAATTCGCAGAACAGCTCAATCAGTTGAAAAGCTTTGATATGGATGCTTTTGTTGCAGAACGGACCAAGCAAATTGAAACGGTATTGGGTGGAACGCTACCGAAGGAGGATGCAGGGCTGGTGAATGGTAAGGCGCTTTATGCAGCTTTAGATTTGGACGACGAGGGCTGGAATTCGATTCAAACGCCATCGGTTTGGGAAGAAGCAGGCTATCCAAATATTGACGGAATTGGCTGGTATCGGAAGACAGTTGAGTTGACAGCCGAACAGGCAGCTTTGCCTGCAAAAGTTGCATTGGCAAAAATTGATGACAACGATAAATCCTACGTGAATGGCGTGTTGGTAGGTGAAACCAAAATGTATAGCGAAGACCGCTTGTACGATATTCCGGCGGGCATTTTAAAGGCAGGAAAGAATGTGATTGCTGTTCGCGTGGAAGACACCGGCGGCGGTGGCGGTATTTATGGCGGTAATGATCTTTGTTATTTGCAGTCAGGTGATGAAAAGATCAAATTGGCTGGTTTATGGAAATTTAGCATTTCCAAAGTGAATGATGTTGCGGTTGAACTTGGGGCAAACGATCTGCCAACCTTACTTTATAACGGCATGTTAAAGCCAATTATCCCTTACGGAATTAAAGGTGCTATTTGGTACCAGGGCGAAGCAAATGCTGACCGTGCTTATCAATACCGCAAATTGTTTAAAGATCTGATTACCGATTGGCGGGCCCAATGGGGCTTGGGTGATTTCCCGTTCTGTTGGGTACAGCTGGCGAACTTTATGGCGGCCGACGAGCAGCCAGCGGAAAGTGCCTGGGCCGAGCTGCGCGAAGCGCAAACGATGGCTTTGGACCTGCCCAATACCGGTATGGCTTTGGCGATCGATATCGGCGAGGCTGGCGATATTCACCCGCGTAACAAGCAAGATGTTGGAAAACGTTTGGAGTTGAATGCACTGAGAATCGCTTACGAAAAAGATGTCGTGAATTCCGGGCCAATGTTTGCCTCGATGGAGTTGAAAGGTGACAAAGCATACATTCACTTTAAAGAAACCGGAAGCGGCTTGTTGGTCAAAGACAAATATGGTTATGTAAATGCCTTCGCTATTGCCGGCGACGATCATCAATTCCACTGGGCCAAAGCACAGCTGGTTGATGATAAAACAGTTGTTGTATCTTCAGAAGAAGTTGCAAAGCCTGTGGCAGTGCGATTTGGCTGGGGGAACAATCCCGATGATCTGAACTTGTACAATAAGGAAGGTCTGCCTGCGGTTCCGTTTCGGACCGATACTTGGAAAGGTGTAACTGAATAA
- a CDS encoding BT_3928 family protein yields MKYIWHLSRVLLGLVFIFSGFVKGIDPLGSAYKFTDYFHAWNMEALVGLALPLGILLSVAEFVIGIALVTNVLNKFFSWFALLFMSFFTVVTLIVAINNPVTDCGCFGDALKLSNWGTFYKNIFFLALAIITVVFGKRYRPTKFPLIATIMAGATVFVFVYLIDYSYKHLPIIDFRPYKIGTNIPEGMNMPADAAQDEYANVFVYENLKTGKEKEFTEANYPWQDTLNWKFVSMETELIKKGYEPPIHNFTIETPDGEDIKDFFLYDEAYTFMLISKNLDEADWSALERIKELTAYAEEHSMHFIGLTASELDRASEVAEEKELPIEFFNTDEITLKTMVRANPGLILLKKGTILDKWHFNNIPSVEEFERELTYFGQRGIE; encoded by the coding sequence ATGAAGTACATCTGGCACCTTTCCCGTGTTCTTTTGGGATTGGTTTTCATCTTTTCCGGATTTGTGAAGGGAATCGATCCGTTGGGTTCTGCCTACAAGTTTACCGACTATTTTCATGCCTGGAATATGGAGGCTCTCGTAGGACTGGCGCTTCCGTTGGGAATCTTGTTGTCGGTTGCTGAGTTTGTTATCGGCATTGCGCTGGTGACGAATGTTCTGAATAAATTCTTCAGCTGGTTTGCTCTTTTGTTCATGAGCTTTTTTACGGTGGTTACCTTGATTGTCGCGATTAACAACCCGGTAACTGATTGCGGTTGTTTTGGCGACGCGCTGAAGCTGAGTAACTGGGGAACTTTCTATAAGAATATCTTTTTCCTCGCACTGGCAATCATTACGGTTGTTTTTGGCAAGCGTTATCGCCCTACAAAATTTCCGTTGATCGCAACCATTATGGCCGGGGCAACTGTGTTTGTGTTCGTTTACCTGATCGACTATTCATACAAACATTTGCCGATTATCGATTTCAGACCCTACAAAATAGGAACAAATATTCCGGAAGGAATGAATATGCCGGCGGATGCTGCGCAGGACGAATATGCAAATGTTTTTGTGTACGAGAACCTGAAAACAGGGAAAGAGAAGGAATTCACCGAAGCAAATTATCCATGGCAGGACACGCTGAACTGGAAGTTTGTGTCGATGGAAACAGAGTTGATTAAAAAAGGGTACGAGCCTCCGATTCATAATTTCACCATTGAAACGCCCGACGGAGAGGACATTAAGGACTTCTTTCTTTATGACGAAGCGTACACATTTATGCTGATCTCTAAAAACCTGGATGAAGCTGATTGGTCGGCTTTGGAGCGAATCAAGGAATTGACAGCGTACGCGGAAGAGCACAGCATGCATTTCATCGGGCTTACGGCCTCCGAACTGGATCGGGCGTCAGAAGTTGCTGAGGAGAAAGAACTACCGATTGAATTTTTCAATACGGACGAAATTACACTGAAAACGATGGTTCGGGCTAATCCCGGTCTGATTCTTCTAAAGAAAGGTACCATTCTGGACAAATGGCATTTTAACAACATCCCCTCAGTTGAAGAGTTCGAGCGGGAGCTCACTTATTTTGGGCAAAGGGGAATTGAATAA
- a CDS encoding DUF1599 domain-containing protein: MDRTIQEYNHVIGICEDIFTKKMKDYGTAWRILRPSSLTDQIFIKAQRIRSIEMKGTMKVDEDSRSEYIGIINYCIMALIQLEKGISENDDLTPEETLELYKHYFNKAMELMLNKNHDYDEAWRFMRISSITDLILMKIKRTKQIEDNAGKTIISEGIDANYLDMINYAVFAMIKLEFPS; encoded by the coding sequence ATGGATAGAACAATTCAGGAATACAACCATGTCATCGGCATTTGCGAGGACATTTTTACCAAGAAAATGAAAGATTACGGTACAGCCTGGCGCATTCTTCGCCCCAGTTCACTGACCGATCAGATTTTTATCAAAGCTCAACGGATTCGCAGTATCGAGATGAAAGGAACGATGAAAGTGGACGAAGACAGCCGTTCAGAATATATCGGAATCATCAACTATTGTATCATGGCTTTGATTCAGCTTGAAAAAGGTATTTCTGAAAATGATGATCTGACTCCGGAGGAGACGCTGGAACTTTACAAGCATTATTTCAACAAAGCGATGGAATTGATGTTGAATAAAAATCACGACTATGACGAGGCCTGGCGTTTTATGCGGATTAGCTCCATCACTGATTTGATTCTGATGAAAATTAAACGTACGAAGCAAATTGAAGACAATGCAGGTAAAACAATTATTTCGGAGGGCATTGATGCCAATTACCTCGACATGATTAATTATGCTGTTTTTGCGATGATCAAACTTGAATTTCCCTCATAA
- the folP gene encoding dihydropteroate synthase, with protein sequence MLITGSASKFFKRKSSITLNGKLLDLTNPVVMGILNVSPDSFFDGGRYTTAEAAVARAEQMLEDGADIIDIGAVSTRPGAENISTKVELTRLLPAITEIRKRFPEVPLSIDTYRSWVALRVIDEVGECIVNDISGGSFDEHMFDTIAKLGVPYILMHIHGTQTDMHETPVYDDIIKDISKYFSDKVRKLTKAGVKDVILDPGFGFGKSIDDNYDLLNRLDAFKVFQLPVLVGVSRKSMLHKMLEIDPENSLPATITANTMALLGGADILRVHDVKEAVHAVKLFKKLKEVAK encoded by the coding sequence ATGTTGATAACCGGTTCCGCCAGTAAATTTTTCAAACGTAAAAGTTCCATTACGCTGAATGGCAAATTATTGGATTTAACCAACCCTGTGGTAATGGGCATTCTGAACGTTAGCCCGGATTCGTTTTTCGATGGTGGCAGGTACACAACTGCCGAAGCCGCTGTTGCCCGTGCCGAACAAATGTTGGAAGACGGGGCCGACATCATCGATATTGGAGCAGTCTCTACACGCCCCGGAGCTGAAAATATTTCGACAAAAGTGGAGCTGACCCGCTTGTTACCGGCCATAACTGAAATCAGAAAAAGATTTCCGGAAGTTCCGTTATCGATCGATACTTACCGGTCGTGGGTGGCGCTGCGCGTGATCGATGAAGTGGGTGAATGTATTGTAAACGACATTTCCGGCGGATCATTCGACGAGCACATGTTCGACACCATCGCGAAACTGGGTGTTCCATACATTCTAATGCATATTCACGGAACACAAACCGACATGCACGAAACACCGGTTTACGATGACATCATCAAAGACATTTCGAAATATTTCTCAGATAAAGTCCGCAAACTGACAAAAGCGGGTGTGAAGGATGTTATTCTGGACCCCGGCTTTGGATTCGGCAAAAGCATCGACGACAATTACGATCTGTTAAACCGGCTGGACGCGTTTAAAGTATTCCAATTACCCGTGCTGGTTGGTGTCAGCCGGAAATCAATGCTCCACAAAATGCTGGAGATTGATCCCGAAAACAGCTTGCCGGCAACAATTACAGCCAATACGATGGCTCTGCTCGGCGGCGCAGACATTTTGCGTGTTCACGATGTGAAAGAGGCCGTTCACGCTGTAAAACTATTTAAGAAACTAAAAGAGGTTGCCAAATAG
- the cdaA gene encoding diadenylate cyclase CdaA — protein sequence MNLFITIRFLDILDILLVAFLLYQLYMLIKGTVAFNIFIGLFVVYLFWLLIRALNMELLDTLMGQFLGVGVLALIVVFQQEIRRFLLLIGSNNQVNKFFAMEKLFASDKLRTATNQQLKMLVKACENMARTKTGALIVIAQKSELREFVRTGEKINARISDALIETIFFKNTPLHDGAVIIIGNRIVAARCIMPITDKTDLDPNLGLRHRAAVGITEQTDAVAIIVSEEKGKISLARAGHIHVNISLAELTKILEQVLHPTNDDFD from the coding sequence ATGAATCTGTTCATTACCATTCGGTTTTTGGATATTCTCGACATTTTGTTGGTGGCTTTCCTGTTGTATCAGCTTTACATGCTGATCAAAGGAACTGTTGCCTTCAATATCTTCATCGGGCTGTTTGTTGTATACTTGTTTTGGCTGCTGATTCGGGCACTCAACATGGAACTGCTGGACACGCTTATGGGGCAGTTCCTCGGTGTAGGGGTATTGGCTCTAATTGTGGTCTTCCAGCAGGAAATACGTCGTTTCCTGTTGCTTATCGGGAGTAATAATCAGGTAAATAAGTTTTTCGCAATGGAAAAGCTTTTTGCATCCGACAAACTCAGAACAGCAACAAACCAACAATTGAAGATGTTGGTAAAAGCCTGCGAAAATATGGCTCGCACCAAAACCGGGGCCTTGATTGTCATTGCGCAGAAGTCGGAACTACGCGAATTTGTTCGTACTGGCGAAAAGATTAATGCCCGCATTTCCGATGCTTTAATTGAAACGATTTTCTTCAAGAATACCCCGCTTCACGATGGTGCCGTCATCATTATCGGAAACCGTATTGTCGCAGCTCGTTGCATCATGCCGATTACCGACAAGACCGACTTAGACCCAAATCTGGGTTTGCGCCACCGCGCTGCTGTTGGTATAACGGAACAAACCGATGCCGTTGCGATCATCGTTTCGGAGGAAAAAGGAAAAATATCACTAGCCCGTGCCGGACATATTCATGTGAATATTTCGCTGGCTGAACTCACTAAAATACTGGAACAGGTTCTTCATCCAACAAACGACGATTTTGATTAA